The following are from one region of the Salvelinus sp. IW2-2015 unplaced genomic scaffold, ASM291031v2 Un_scaffold3525, whole genome shotgun sequence genome:
- the fetub gene encoding fetuin B, which translates to MMKQCALLLLACVYAHAAPLEAGMKAESCQDAMALGAAGQALDKINKDRTEGYVFGLHRLSNVNQMEHGETGVVFYLTMDVLETDCHVVSKKNAKDCEVPKAENTPVYGQCKAVIYMNRVHRVVRLYKYNCVVRPAAAAKVAKQCPDCPSAMPKDHQEILKTATLSMEKFNKDSGLANHFAILNITRAQTSMGMATFYFAEFTIQETTCANTTDLSAASKCPLMDCEFAHKGHCKGSHSHDMGGQDIVSVNCEVFENENSKKEKGAHLLGGETDHSHTLQSGKHGEDHTHNATGAHDHTHDHAHDHTKDHKHDGAHAHDHKDGAHGHSHGDRAAGGHDHGHGHDHGHTHHAKAHNHSTDTGPHQHHNYKHDGEGHTHEHDHELALDHDHKHVHLHEHEHHHHHHEHPHGTESRHPPQGTVTFLPALGLPMTLPSFPEQPVGEKGATLPMVQDPKIPGMSQPTILPFPTTVSAQCPAEVKDEDNFVKELFAEDPLFKAAA; encoded by the exons ATGATGAAGCAGTGTGCCTTGTTGTTGCTGGCGTGTGTGTATGCTCACGCCGCCCCCCTGGAAGCCGGCATGAAGGCCGAGTCGTGCCAGGACGCCATGGCCCTGGGAGCAGCAGGACAGGCCCTAGACAAGATCAACAAGGACCGCACAGAAGGCTACGTGTTCGGTCTCCACCGCCTCAGCAACGTCAACCAGATGGAGCAT GGGGAAACAGGGGTTGTGTTCTACCTGACCATGGATGTGCTGGAGACCGACTGCCACGTGGTCAGCAAGAAAAACGCAAAGGACTGTGAGGTCCCCAAGGCTGAAAACACACCG GTCTACGGTCAATGCAAGGCTGTTATCTACATGAACAGAGTCCATAGAGTGGTTCGTCTGTACAAGTACAACTGTGTGGTCAGACCAG CGGCTGCGGCGAAAGTGGCTAAGCAGTGCCCAGACTGTCCCTCTGCCATGCCCAAGGACCACCAGGAGATCCTGAAGACGGCCACCCTGTCCATGGAGAAGTTCAACAAGGACAGCGGCTTGGCCAATCACTTCGCCATCCTCAACATCACCCGTGCACAGACATCG ATGGGCATGGCGACCTTCTACTTTGCAGAGTTCACCATCCAGGAGACTACCTGTGCCAACACCACCGACCTTTCCGCAGCCTCCAAGTGTCCTCTGATGGACTGCGAGTTTGCA CACAAAGGACACTGCAAGGGCTCCCACTCTCACGACATGGGAGGCCAGGATATTGTCTCGGTCAACTGTGAGGTCTTTGAGAATGAG AACTCAAAGAAGGAGAAGGGAGCTCACCTGTTGGGAGGAGAGACCGACCACAGCCACACCCTTCAGTCTGGAAAACACGGCGAAGACCACACCCATAATGCCACCGGCGCTCACGACCACACTCACGACCACGCTCACGACCACACCAAAGACCACAAACACGACGGCGCCCACGCCCATGATCATAAAGATGGCGCCCATGGTCACTCTCATGGCGATAGAGCTGCTGGCGGTCACGACCACGGTCACGGCCACGACCACGGTCACACCCACCATGCCAAGGCCCATAACCACAGCACTGACACCGGACCGCACCAGCATCACAACTACAAGCACGATGGCGAGGGCCACACTCACGAGCATGACCATGAGCTAGCCTTGGATCACGACCACAAGCACGTTCACCTGCACGAGCACgagcaccaccaccatcaccacgaGCACCCACACGGGACCGAGTCCCGTCACCCTCCCCAGGGAACCGTGACCTTCCTCCCCGCCCTGGGCCTGCCCATGACCCTGCCCTCCTTCCCCGAACAGCCTGTGGGTGAGAAGGGCGCCACTCTGCCCATGGTCCAAGACCCAAAGATCCCTGGGATGAGCCAGCCCACCATCCTGCCCTTCCCCACCACTGTGTCTGCTCAGTGCCCTGCTGAGGTCAAGGATGAGGACAACTTCGTGAAGGAGCTCTTTGCTGAGGACCCCCTCTTCAAAGCAGCTGCGTAA